The Microbacterium paraoxydans genome includes a window with the following:
- the ppgK gene encoding polyphosphate--glucose phosphotransferase has translation MAKAIGVDIGGTGIKAGIVDLEHGTMASDRVRVPTPAGAAPEDVLVAVQTVLKTLDVHESTLPLGVAFPAIVKRGKTLSAANVSKEWIDFDAERFFRDGLGRNIVFVNDADAAGVAEARHGAARDVLGFTLLTTLGTGIGSAFLYDGVLLPNTELGHLNFREYESVETYAATSAREREGLSWEEWAERLQAFYSHIEFLFSPDLFVVGGGVSKNAGDFLPLLDLKTPIVPAIHRNNSGIIGAASLAGD, from the coding sequence ATGGCAAAAGCGATCGGCGTCGACATCGGCGGCACGGGCATCAAAGCGGGAATCGTCGACCTCGAACACGGCACCATGGCCTCGGATCGGGTGCGCGTGCCCACTCCGGCCGGCGCGGCACCGGAAGACGTCCTCGTCGCGGTGCAGACGGTCCTGAAGACGCTCGACGTCCACGAGTCGACCCTGCCGCTCGGCGTGGCGTTCCCCGCGATCGTCAAGCGCGGCAAGACCCTGTCCGCGGCGAACGTCTCGAAGGAGTGGATCGACTTCGACGCCGAGCGCTTCTTCCGCGACGGCCTCGGCCGCAACATCGTCTTCGTGAACGACGCCGACGCCGCCGGTGTCGCGGAGGCCCGCCACGGAGCCGCCCGCGACGTGCTCGGCTTCACGCTGCTGACCACGCTCGGCACCGGGATCGGCTCCGCGTTCCTGTACGACGGCGTGCTGCTTCCGAACACGGAGCTCGGCCACCTGAACTTCCGCGAGTACGAGTCCGTCGAGACCTATGCGGCCACCTCGGCGCGCGAGCGCGAGGGCCTGAGCTGGGAGGAGTGGGCCGAGCGCCTGCAGGCGTTCTACTCCCACATCGAGTTCCTGTTCAGCCCCGACCTGTTCGTGGTCGGCGGCGGCGTGTCGAAGAACGCGGGCGACTTCCTGCCCCTGCTCGACCTGAAGACGCCGATCGTCCCCGCGATCCACCGCAACAACTCGGGCATCATCGGCGCGGCCTCGCTCGCCGGCGACTGA
- a CDS encoding AI-2E family transporter has protein sequence MSAQRRSPSSVVAGARANPFMFGLLGALGVLVALMIGGIVGQLATVLVYIGVALFLALGLDPIVRFIERKLPRPAAVAVVVIGVLLAFAGIILAIVPTLAEQIGNLIKDGPKMIEDFTNSAWFQDVSGQFGGTIKDAVDGVVGFVQNPDNFLDIGGGVFAVGAGIAGGLTGITIVVILTLYFMASLRSMKRVAARFVPAYQRDTFSELLEDVSSAVGRYVIGQASLALTNGILSLIFLTIIGAPVPALLALIAFIGSMIPLVGTLSASIIISLICLFVSPTTALIAIIYYLIYMQIEAYVLSPRIMNKAVDVPGALVVIAAVAGGALGGILGALVAIPVAASIIIIVQKVVFPNQDRKKTPPAVTVA, from the coding sequence GTGTCCGCGCAGCGACGGTCGCCGTCGAGTGTGGTCGCCGGCGCCAGGGCGAACCCGTTCATGTTCGGTCTCCTCGGTGCCCTCGGGGTTCTCGTCGCGCTCATGATCGGCGGCATCGTCGGCCAGCTCGCCACCGTGCTGGTCTACATCGGCGTCGCGCTCTTCCTGGCGCTCGGCCTCGATCCGATCGTGCGGTTCATCGAGCGCAAGCTCCCCCGTCCGGCGGCGGTCGCCGTAGTCGTGATCGGGGTTCTCCTCGCCTTCGCCGGGATCATCCTCGCCATCGTCCCCACCCTCGCGGAGCAGATCGGGAACCTGATCAAAGACGGTCCGAAGATGATCGAGGACTTCACGAACAGCGCCTGGTTCCAGGACGTCAGCGGACAGTTCGGCGGCACGATCAAGGACGCCGTCGACGGCGTGGTCGGCTTCGTGCAGAACCCGGACAACTTCCTCGACATCGGCGGCGGTGTCTTCGCCGTCGGCGCCGGAATCGCCGGCGGCCTGACGGGCATCACGATCGTGGTCATCCTCACGCTCTACTTCATGGCGTCGCTGCGCAGCATGAAGCGGGTGGCTGCCCGGTTCGTCCCGGCGTACCAGCGCGACACGTTCAGCGAGCTCCTGGAGGACGTCTCCAGTGCCGTCGGGCGCTACGTCATCGGTCAGGCGAGCCTCGCGCTCACCAACGGCATCCTGAGCCTCATCTTCCTGACCATCATCGGAGCGCCGGTGCCGGCGCTGCTCGCACTGATCGCCTTCATCGGCTCGATGATCCCGCTCGTCGGAACCCTCTCGGCGTCGATCATCATCTCGCTCATCTGCCTGTTCGTCTCGCCGACGACCGCGCTGATCGCGATCATCTACTACCTGATCTACATGCAGATCGAGGCGTACGTGCTCTCTCCGCGGATCATGAACAAGGCCGTCGACGTCCCGGGCGCACTGGTCGTCATCGCCGCAGTGGCCGGTGGCGCGCTCGGCGGGATCCTGGGTGCGCTCGTCGCGATCCCGGTGGCCGCGAGCATCATCATCATCGTGCAGAAGGTCGTCTTCCCCAACCAGGACAGGAAGAAGACGCCGCCCGCGGTGACCGTCGCCTGA
- a CDS encoding diacylglycerol/lipid kinase family protein: MTSPRIGVIWNPTKSDRDVLGEAVTLAFGEEADVRWGETTPDDPGRGVAAKAVEEGCALVIAVGGDGTIRAVAEALVGTDVALGIVPQGTGNLLARNLGVPLEGVLPALEHIRDSEPHRIDLGWVEFDGEEHAFSVMVGFGVDAQMLVETNDDLKDRAGWLAYVEAMGRALAGTEMTDITLQLDDHEPEEVRGHTLLVGNCGMLQGGIRLLPDAVLDDGLLDMLLISSDGALQWLDTVRSVVWDNGIRRMIGNVDQAVSTDSTTHVSAERIRVQLATPQMFEIDGEEVGEIDAFTVRVQPGAVLVR, from the coding sequence ATGACCTCTCCTCGCATCGGCGTGATCTGGAACCCGACGAAGTCCGACCGGGATGTCCTCGGGGAAGCGGTGACCCTCGCGTTCGGCGAGGAAGCCGATGTGCGCTGGGGGGAGACCACCCCGGACGACCCCGGTCGCGGCGTCGCGGCGAAGGCCGTGGAGGAGGGCTGCGCTCTCGTCATCGCGGTCGGCGGCGACGGCACGATCCGCGCCGTCGCGGAAGCTCTGGTCGGAACCGATGTCGCTCTCGGGATCGTGCCGCAGGGCACGGGCAATCTGCTCGCGCGCAACCTCGGTGTGCCGCTGGAGGGCGTGCTGCCGGCGCTCGAGCACATCCGCGACTCGGAGCCCCACCGCATCGACCTCGGCTGGGTGGAGTTCGACGGCGAGGAGCATGCCTTCTCCGTCATGGTCGGCTTCGGGGTCGACGCGCAGATGCTCGTGGAGACCAACGACGACCTCAAGGATCGCGCCGGCTGGCTCGCCTACGTCGAGGCGATGGGGCGCGCACTGGCCGGCACCGAGATGACGGACATCACGCTGCAGCTCGACGACCACGAGCCGGAGGAGGTGCGCGGGCACACGCTGCTCGTCGGCAACTGCGGCATGCTCCAGGGCGGCATCCGCCTGCTTCCGGACGCCGTCCTCGACGACGGCCTCCTCGACATGCTGCTCATCAGCTCCGACGGCGCGCTGCAGTGGCTCGACACCGTCCGCTCGGTCGTCTGGGACAACGGCATCCGTCGCATGATCGGGAACGTCGATCAGGCGGTCAGCACGGACTCCACCACCCACGTGTCGGCGGAGCGGATCCGCGTGCAGCTCGCCACGCCGCAGATGTTCGAGATCGACGGCGAGGAGGTCGGCGAGATCGACGCCTTCACCGTGCGCGTGCAGCCGGGCGCCGTCCTCGTCCGCTGA
- a CDS encoding bifunctional [glutamine synthetase] adenylyltransferase/[glutamine synthetase]-adenylyl-L-tyrosine phosphorylase, with amino-acid sequence MARPDASVSLSALARLGFAELSEAAASLAELESLLGVPRAMLLEAAVAADPDAAVRGMLRVARRDPAPLRALADDEETRRRVWRVFGASVGLAEFFLRHPDELDVLAAPIDVLPTADVWRDRLLAAVGAEDGFADAADDGTVVALRVAYRRNLAEIAAFDLGHSRPEEVVAAVAASLADLAGAALEASLAIARTHQAPSAGRDAVAATQLAVIGMGKAGARELNYVSDVDVIFVGGTADEEALSEPQAIDIATRLARDTMRNLSAIEVEPPLWEVDAALRPEGKQGALVRSLASHVAYYDRWAKSWEFQALLKARPLAGDPDLGAAYIDAVQPRVWSSAAREEFVESVQRMRERVMEHIDPEDAPYQLKLGAGGLRDIEFTVQLLQLVHGLTDESLRTRGTLESLDALVAGGYIGRADAGTFADDYRVLRLMEHRLQLRDLSRTHLMPKTPAGLRILARSTKLAETGEGVWARWESVRREVRDIHTRLFYRPLLSAVAGLPEEERTLSAEQAHDRLAAIGFRDPAGALRHIGALTRGLSRKATIQRHLMPVMVRWFADGSDPDYGLLAFRRISERLGDTSWFLRMLRDSSGAAESLTRLLSSSRYIGELLEWIPESVAWLDSAERLRPRSAQALDDEARAIQTRHETVADALRAVRALRRRELLRTAMAAVLDVVTIEEVATALTDITDATIQAGLRAVLREVVPPEDTALDFAVIGMGRFGGAELGFGSDADVLYVYDANGVDPGRAEKLATRIVAGLREHLTDHRLPLDLDAGLRPEGRNGPIVRSLDAYAAYYRRWSLSWEAQALLRARGVAGSTKLIGRFMELADSIRYPETVDLQGLREIKRIKARVEGERLPQGTDPRRHLKLGPGTLSDVEWLVQLLQLQHATDVPGLRTTSTLHALDAAVAAGLVEEDDAERLRAAWLLSSRLRSGITLLTGQTSDILPADRRQLDALARLLGYPPRSATPLEEDYLAVTRRARRTFEQLFYG; translated from the coding sequence ATGGCTCGCCCCGACGCCTCCGTCTCGCTCTCGGCCCTCGCCCGGCTCGGGTTCGCTGAGCTGAGCGAGGCCGCGGCGTCGCTGGCGGAGCTCGAGAGCCTGCTCGGCGTGCCGCGCGCGATGCTGCTCGAGGCGGCCGTCGCGGCGGACCCGGATGCGGCGGTTCGCGGGATGCTGCGGGTCGCTCGACGAGACCCTGCCCCGCTGCGGGCGCTCGCGGACGACGAGGAGACGCGCCGGCGCGTCTGGCGCGTCTTCGGTGCCTCTGTAGGACTGGCGGAGTTCTTCCTGCGGCATCCCGACGAGCTGGACGTGCTGGCCGCACCGATCGACGTGCTCCCCACGGCGGACGTGTGGCGCGATCGCCTCCTCGCCGCCGTCGGGGCGGAGGACGGGTTCGCCGACGCGGCGGACGACGGGACGGTCGTGGCGCTCCGCGTCGCGTATCGGCGGAACCTCGCGGAGATCGCCGCCTTCGATCTCGGTCACTCGCGCCCCGAAGAGGTCGTCGCCGCGGTCGCCGCTTCCCTTGCGGATCTCGCCGGCGCCGCCCTCGAGGCCTCGCTCGCGATCGCCCGCACCCACCAGGCGCCGTCCGCCGGTCGGGACGCCGTCGCTGCCACTCAGCTGGCCGTGATCGGCATGGGGAAGGCCGGCGCGAGGGAGCTCAACTACGTCAGCGACGTCGACGTCATCTTCGTCGGCGGCACGGCGGATGAAGAGGCGCTTTCCGAGCCGCAGGCGATCGACATCGCCACGCGCCTGGCCAGGGACACCATGCGCAACCTCAGCGCCATCGAGGTCGAGCCGCCGCTCTGGGAGGTCGACGCGGCGCTGCGCCCGGAGGGCAAGCAGGGCGCCCTCGTGCGCTCCCTCGCGTCGCACGTCGCGTACTACGACCGGTGGGCGAAGAGCTGGGAGTTCCAGGCTCTGCTGAAGGCTCGTCCGCTGGCCGGCGACCCCGACCTGGGCGCTGCCTACATCGACGCGGTGCAGCCGCGCGTGTGGTCGAGTGCCGCCAGGGAGGAGTTCGTCGAGAGCGTCCAGCGCATGCGCGAGCGGGTCATGGAGCACATCGACCCGGAGGACGCCCCGTACCAGCTCAAGCTCGGCGCGGGCGGGCTGCGCGACATCGAGTTCACGGTGCAGCTCCTGCAGCTCGTACACGGTCTCACCGACGAGTCGCTGCGCACGCGTGGCACGCTGGAGAGCCTGGACGCCCTGGTCGCCGGCGGCTACATCGGCCGGGCGGATGCGGGCACCTTCGCGGACGACTATCGGGTGCTGCGGCTCATGGAGCACCGTCTGCAGTTGCGCGACCTCAGCCGCACCCACCTCATGCCCAAGACGCCGGCCGGCCTGCGCATCCTGGCGCGCAGCACGAAGCTGGCTGAGACGGGGGAGGGCGTCTGGGCGCGCTGGGAGAGCGTCCGCCGCGAGGTGCGCGACATCCACACCCGCCTCTTCTACCGCCCGCTGCTGAGCGCCGTGGCCGGACTGCCCGAGGAGGAGCGCACCCTCTCCGCGGAGCAGGCTCACGACCGGCTCGCCGCGATCGGGTTCCGCGACCCGGCGGGAGCGTTGCGCCACATCGGCGCGCTGACACGCGGACTCAGCCGCAAGGCGACGATCCAGCGGCACCTCATGCCCGTCATGGTGCGCTGGTTCGCGGACGGCAGCGACCCCGACTACGGCCTCCTCGCGTTCCGCCGCATCAGCGAGCGGCTGGGGGATACCTCGTGGTTCCTGCGCATGCTGCGGGACTCCTCCGGTGCGGCAGAGAGCCTCACCCGACTGCTGTCGTCCTCGCGGTACATCGGCGAGCTGCTGGAGTGGATCCCGGAGTCGGTGGCGTGGCTGGACAGCGCCGAGCGACTGCGTCCACGGAGCGCGCAGGCGCTCGACGACGAGGCCCGAGCAATCCAGACGCGCCATGAGACGGTCGCCGACGCGTTGCGGGCCGTCCGGGCCCTGCGGCGTCGCGAGCTCCTGCGCACGGCGATGGCGGCCGTCCTCGATGTCGTCACCATCGAGGAGGTGGCCACCGCGCTCACCGACATCACGGATGCGACGATCCAGGCCGGCCTCCGCGCCGTCCTCCGCGAGGTCGTGCCGCCCGAGGACACGGCGCTCGACTTCGCGGTCATCGGCATGGGGCGGTTCGGCGGCGCCGAGCTCGGCTTCGGGTCCGATGCGGACGTGCTGTACGTGTACGACGCGAACGGCGTCGACCCGGGCAGAGCGGAGAAGCTCGCGACGCGGATCGTGGCCGGGCTCCGCGAGCATCTGACGGATCATCGCCTGCCCCTTGACCTCGACGCGGGTCTGCGGCCCGAGGGGCGCAACGGTCCGATCGTGCGGTCCCTCGACGCCTACGCGGCCTACTACCGCCGCTGGTCGCTGTCCTGGGAGGCGCAGGCGCTCCTGCGGGCGCGCGGTGTCGCCGGGAGCACGAAGCTCATCGGACGGTTCATGGAGCTCGCGGACAGCATCCGGTACCCGGAGACGGTCGACCTCCAAGGGCTCCGGGAGATCAAGCGGATCAAGGCGCGCGTCGAGGGGGAGCGGCTGCCGCAGGGCACCGACCCCCGTCGTCACCTCAAGCTCGGGCCGGGGACTCTCAGCGACGTGGAGTGGCTCGTGCAGCTCCTCCAGCTGCAGCATGCGACCGACGTCCCGGGCCTCCGCACCACGTCCACGCTGCACGCACTCGACGCCGCGGTCGCCGCCGGGCTCGTCGAGGAGGACGACGCCGAGCGCTTGCGGGCGGCCTGGCTGCTGTCGAGCCGTCTCCGTTCAGGCATCACCCTGCTCACGGGGCAGACGAGCGACATCCTGCCGGCCGACCGCCGTCAGCTGGATGCCCTGGCCCGTCTGCTCGGCTATCCGCCCCGGTCGGCGACACCACTCGAGGAGGACTACCTGGCGGTCACGCGGCGCGCCCGGCGGACCTTCGAGCAGCTCTTCTACGGCTAG
- the glnA gene encoding type I glutamate--ammonia ligase has product MDKQRDFVLRTIEERGVKFVRLWFTDVIGTLKSVAIAPAEVEGAFAEGIGFDGSAIEGLTRTYESDLLAQPDPTTFQTLPWRGEIDPTARMFCDLTTPDGQPAVADPRHVLKRTLAKAADAGFTFYTHPEIEFYLLKSSSFGPEGPVPVDSAGYFDNVPGGTAHDFRRRSVRMLEDLGISVEFSHHEGGPGQNEIDLRYADALTTADNVMTFRTVIKEVAIEQGVYATFMPKPLSGQPGSGMHTHMSLFEGDQNAFYEEGAKYQLSKTGRHFIAGLLKHANEISAVTNQFVNSYKRLWGGDEAPSFITWGHNNRSALVRVPMYKPNKGQSSRVEYRALDSAANPYLAYALMLAAGLKGIEEEYELPPEAEDNVWALSDAERRALGYSALPASLDHALEYMEASELVAETLGEQVFNYVLLNKRKEWEAYRGQVTPLELKNNLELL; this is encoded by the coding sequence ATGGACAAGCAGAGGGACTTCGTCCTCCGGACGATCGAGGAGCGCGGCGTCAAGTTCGTGCGCCTGTGGTTCACCGACGTGATCGGCACGCTCAAGTCCGTCGCCATCGCGCCGGCCGAGGTCGAGGGCGCCTTCGCCGAGGGCATCGGGTTCGACGGCTCCGCGATCGAGGGGCTGACCCGCACGTACGAGTCCGATCTGCTCGCCCAGCCCGACCCGACGACCTTCCAGACGCTGCCGTGGCGCGGGGAGATCGACCCGACCGCGCGCATGTTCTGCGACCTCACCACGCCCGACGGACAGCCCGCGGTGGCCGATCCCCGTCACGTGCTGAAGCGGACGCTCGCGAAGGCCGCCGATGCGGGCTTCACGTTCTACACGCACCCGGAGATCGAGTTCTACCTGCTCAAGTCGTCGTCGTTCGGTCCTGAGGGGCCCGTCCCCGTCGACTCCGCCGGCTACTTCGACAACGTCCCCGGGGGCACGGCGCACGACTTCCGTCGTCGTTCGGTCCGCATGCTGGAAGACCTCGGCATCTCCGTGGAGTTCAGCCATCACGAGGGCGGCCCCGGCCAGAACGAGATCGACCTCCGCTACGCCGACGCCCTCACCACCGCAGACAACGTGATGACCTTCCGCACGGTCATCAAGGAGGTCGCGATCGAGCAGGGCGTGTACGCCACGTTCATGCCGAAACCGCTCAGCGGCCAGCCCGGCAGCGGCATGCACACGCACATGTCGCTGTTCGAGGGCGATCAGAACGCGTTCTACGAGGAGGGCGCGAAGTACCAGCTCTCCAAGACGGGCCGTCACTTCATCGCGGGCCTGCTCAAGCACGCCAACGAGATCTCCGCCGTGACGAATCAGTTCGTCAACTCGTACAAGAGGCTCTGGGGCGGCGACGAGGCCCCGAGCTTCATCACGTGGGGCCACAACAACCGGTCCGCTCTCGTCCGCGTCCCGATGTACAAGCCGAACAAGGGGCAGTCCTCGCGCGTCGAGTACCGCGCGCTCGATTCCGCGGCGAACCCGTATCTCGCGTACGCGCTCATGCTCGCCGCCGGTCTCAAGGGCATCGAGGAGGAGTACGAGCTTCCGCCGGAGGCGGAGGACAACGTCTGGGCGCTGAGCGACGCCGAGCGCCGGGCGCTGGGCTACTCCGCCCTGCCCGCCAGCCTCGACCACGCCCTGGAGTACATGGAGGCCTCCGAGCTCGTCGCGGAGACGCTGGGGGAGCAGGTGTTCAACTACGTGCTGCTCAACAAGCGCAAGGAGTGGGAGGCGTACCGCGGCCAGGTCACGCCGCTGGAGCTGAAGAACAACCTCGAGCTCCTCTGA
- a CDS encoding VOC family protein encodes MAGIHHVEVWVADLVSSRAEWGWLLGAVGFVRASAWPEGESWEAGGAYVTLTTSPNLSGSEHDRRAPGVNHLAFAAGPRDRVDAIMAAAPEHGWRPLYAERYPHAGGPDHYAGWLENSAGFKAEIVAEER; translated from the coding sequence ATGGCAGGGATTCACCACGTGGAGGTCTGGGTCGCCGACCTCGTGTCGTCGCGAGCGGAGTGGGGGTGGCTGCTCGGTGCGGTGGGTTTCGTCCGCGCCAGCGCGTGGCCCGAGGGCGAGTCCTGGGAGGCGGGTGGCGCGTATGTCACCCTCACGACATCCCCGAACCTCAGCGGCAGTGAACACGATCGTCGTGCCCCGGGCGTGAACCATCTCGCCTTCGCTGCGGGCCCGCGGGACCGAGTGGACGCGATCATGGCGGCGGCGCCCGAGCACGGCTGGCGGCCTTTGTACGCGGAGCGCTACCCGCACGCCGGTGGGCCGGATCACTACGCCGGATGGCTGGAGAACTCCGCGGGCTTCAAGGCCGAGATCGTCGCCGAGGAGCGCTGA
- a CDS encoding serine/threonine-protein kinase, with product MITQEAPPTAALLDGRYRLAEAVGMGGMATVYRAEDIALERTVAVKMFRESDDAVLSVERVHSEKALLAGLNHPGLVTLLDAHLEPGRPKYLVMEYVPGPTLSKRMARATVTPREIATIGADIASALHAVHSAGIVHRDIKPSNVLLTPPFDTNGRWSAKLADFGIACAIDMSRVTTPGIVLGTLTYMAPEQLRNGDIRPAVDIYALGLVLLEALTGKPGFAPTLSVESALARLHIAPEIPAELGSEWAALLTAMTAIEPEARPHALEVESELRRLIDLPVTEEVATDVTVPLPAPTAGALPRTRAEARARRRAAAAHPAPSPARRTRRRRESLLIAAVVVLGVVTTASAALLGHGEQALASSGAVSDGASRIVEGVEDLVPVEPAPADTLVDSEPAETVAVEPVAATPVAPTASVTESVAEESLPENAAPQAQENRGKSPGRDGNNGKGNSGKGNSSH from the coding sequence GTGATCACCCAGGAAGCCCCGCCCACCGCCGCGCTTCTGGACGGCCGCTACCGCCTGGCGGAGGCCGTCGGCATGGGCGGGATGGCGACCGTGTACCGCGCGGAGGACATCGCGCTCGAACGCACCGTCGCGGTGAAGATGTTCCGCGAGTCCGACGATGCCGTACTGTCCGTGGAGCGGGTGCATTCGGAGAAGGCGCTCCTCGCGGGCCTCAACCACCCGGGCCTGGTCACGCTCCTGGACGCGCACCTCGAGCCCGGACGACCGAAATACCTCGTGATGGAGTACGTGCCGGGACCGACGCTGAGCAAGCGCATGGCCCGCGCGACGGTGACCCCGCGCGAGATCGCCACGATCGGGGCGGACATCGCCTCCGCCCTCCACGCCGTGCACAGCGCCGGCATCGTGCACCGCGACATCAAGCCCTCGAACGTCCTGCTCACGCCGCCCTTCGACACGAACGGCAGGTGGAGCGCGAAGCTCGCCGACTTCGGGATCGCCTGCGCCATCGACATGTCCCGTGTCACCACCCCCGGGATCGTCCTCGGGACGCTGACCTACATGGCACCCGAGCAGCTGCGGAACGGCGACATCCGTCCCGCGGTCGACATCTACGCGCTCGGTCTCGTCCTGTTGGAGGCGCTCACCGGCAAGCCTGGGTTCGCCCCCACCCTCAGCGTCGAATCCGCCCTCGCCCGTCTCCACATCGCGCCGGAGATCCCCGCGGAGTTGGGATCGGAGTGGGCCGCACTGCTCACCGCGATGACGGCGATCGAGCCCGAAGCACGGCCGCACGCTCTGGAGGTCGAGAGCGAACTGCGCCGGCTGATCGATCTCCCCGTCACCGAAGAGGTGGCAACGGATGTCACCGTGCCGCTTCCCGCGCCGACCGCAGGCGCCCTCCCCCGGACGCGCGCCGAGGCTCGCGCCCGCCGTCGCGCCGCCGCGGCGCACCCCGCCCCGTCCCCGGCACGGCGTACGCGCCGTCGTCGCGAGTCTCTCCTCATCGCCGCGGTGGTCGTGCTCGGCGTGGTGACCACCGCCTCCGCAGCACTGCTCGGACACGGCGAGCAGGCTCTCGCGAGCTCGGGCGCCGTGTCCGATGGCGCGTCGAGGATCGTCGAGGGCGTCGAGGACCTCGTGCCGGTCGAGCCGGCTCCCGCGGACACCCTCGTCGACTCGGAGCCGGCAGAGACCGTCGCCGTCGAGCCGGTGGCCGCGACCCCTGTGGCACCGACCGCATCGGTCACCGAGTCGGTCGCCGAGGAGAGCCTGCCCGAGAACGCCGCACCGCAGGCGCAGGAGAACCGAGGCAAGAGCCCCGGCCGCGACGGCAACAACGGCAAGGGCAACAGCGGCAAGGGCAACAGCAGCCACTGA
- a CDS encoding WXG100 family type VII secretion target, with product MRVAVRHDAISDTVARLALTVRRFEDALDGLDAEATLLRSSWSGEAHAAYDRAHHDWDTAIRGMKAALAEANRRLITANAISMETASTAARLWK from the coding sequence ATGAGAGTCGCGGTCCGCCACGACGCCATTAGCGACACGGTCGCGCGTCTCGCTCTCACCGTCCGGCGATTCGAAGACGCGCTCGATGGCCTCGACGCGGAGGCCACCCTGCTGCGATCCTCATGGTCCGGTGAGGCCCATGCCGCATACGACCGCGCCCACCACGACTGGGACACCGCCATCCGCGGCATGAAGGCCGCCCTCGCCGAAGCCAATCGACGACTCATCACCGCCAACGCCATCTCCATGGAGACCGCCAGCACCGCCGCCCGCCTCTGGAAGTGA